One stretch of Saccharopolyspora erythraea DNA includes these proteins:
- a CDS encoding sugar phosphate isomerase/epimerase family protein, with the protein MPLKLGAYTACLHDRPLEDALDFLKANGLTSVEVNTGGFIPAPHCPVDLLLSSEKARADYLEAFASRGMELTGLNCNGNPLNPLPGVGPKHAADVRRTIELAGLLGVRNVVTMSGTPGSDPDAKYPSWVVNPWDGVYMDVLDYQWDVAAEFWTETDALARANDVRVAIEMHPHNLVFSPVTLEKLVELTGATNLGAEMDPSHLMWQGMDVVACIRRLGPLVFHAAAKDATLCKGVDVRGVLDTSFGRVPADAPGRTPTGIGFWGNSWPTDPAWKFVAVGIGHDTAYWTEFLAALAEIDPDMAVNIEHEDAAYSQTEGLALAAKNLREAAANL; encoded by the coding sequence ATGCCACTCAAGCTCGGCGCCTACACCGCCTGCCTGCACGACCGGCCCCTCGAGGACGCCCTGGACTTCCTCAAGGCCAACGGACTGACCTCGGTCGAGGTCAACACCGGCGGGTTCATCCCCGCCCCGCACTGCCCGGTGGACCTCCTGCTCTCCTCGGAGAAGGCGCGGGCCGACTACCTGGAGGCGTTCGCCTCGCGGGGCATGGAGCTCACCGGCCTGAACTGCAACGGCAACCCGCTCAACCCGCTGCCCGGCGTGGGCCCGAAGCACGCCGCCGACGTGCGCCGCACCATCGAGCTCGCCGGCCTGCTCGGGGTCCGCAACGTCGTGACCATGTCGGGCACTCCCGGCTCCGACCCCGACGCGAAGTACCCGTCATGGGTCGTCAACCCGTGGGACGGGGTCTACATGGACGTCCTGGACTACCAGTGGGACGTCGCGGCGGAGTTCTGGACCGAGACCGACGCCCTGGCCCGCGCCAACGACGTGCGGGTCGCGATCGAGATGCACCCGCACAACCTCGTGTTCTCCCCCGTCACGCTGGAGAAGCTGGTGGAGCTGACCGGCGCGACCAACCTCGGCGCCGAGATGGACCCCTCGCACCTGATGTGGCAGGGCATGGACGTCGTCGCCTGCATCCGGCGGCTCGGACCGCTGGTGTTCCACGCCGCGGCCAAGGACGCGACGCTGTGCAAGGGCGTGGACGTGCGCGGCGTGCTCGACACCTCCTTCGGGCGGGTTCCCGCCGACGCTCCCGGCAGGACGCCCACCGGCATCGGCTTCTGGGGCAACTCCTGGCCCACCGACCCGGCCTGGAAGTTCGTCGCCGTCGGCATCGGCCACGACACGGCCTACTGGACCGAGTTCCTCGCCGCGCTCGCCGAGATCGACCCGGACATGGCGGTCAACATCGAGCACGAGGACGCCGCCTACTCCCAGACCGAAGGGCTGGCCCTGGCGGCCAAGAACCTGCGCGAGGCCGCCGCGAACCTCTGA
- a CDS encoding GlsB/YeaQ/YmgE family stress response membrane protein, which translates to MGIVSWIVLGLIAGAIAKLLMPGKDPGGCIITILLGIAGAFVGGWVGKTLFHVELGKFFDARTWGLAILGSLILLIGYRLLFGARRG; encoded by the coding sequence ATGGGAATCGTCAGCTGGATCGTGCTGGGACTGATCGCGGGAGCCATCGCCAAGCTGCTCATGCCGGGCAAGGACCCGGGCGGCTGCATCATCACCATCCTGCTCGGCATCGCGGGCGCGTTCGTGGGCGGCTGGGTCGGCAAGACCCTCTTCCACGTCGAGCTGGGCAAGTTCTTCGACGCCCGCACCTGGGGTCTGGCGATCCTGGGCTCGCTGATCCTGCTCATCGGCTACCGGCTGCTCTTCGGCGCCCGGCGCGGCTGA
- a CDS encoding MFS transporter — MDVGENRTRPAALSGGRNSGRRWWTLAVVSAAQLLVVLDGTIVNIALPSAQQALGMSDGHRQWAITAYALGFGGLLLVGGRLSGALGHRRAFLVGLVGFAAASALGGGAVHELVLFGARALQGVFAAVLAPAGLSLLTTTFTGPGERGRAFGVFAAVGAAGSAVGLIAGGLLTEYASWRWCLYVNVPVALLAALGVALVPRDRVLAAPGRLDVAGALLSLAGFAAVVYAFNRAEPLGWGATEVLALLGAGVVLLAAFVAVEVRAAHPLLPMRVLLHRRRAGAFVAITSMFVAMFGFYLFMSYYTQTVLGYSPVQAGLALIVNALAALAGSTLIAGKLHGRVAPAVLVVPGLLAAAAGMLVLTRLTADTTHVLAGYLLPALVLTGLGLGCVMPPTASLATAGMAGHDVGAASAAYNAAQQLGAALGTALLNTLAAGATAAHLASDRHALPAAATVSGYTTALTVAAAILLVAACLTAALLGGQRARRQQRDKPAPVPSNPL; from the coding sequence ATGGATGTTGGAGAGAACAGGACGCGGCCGGCGGCGCTGTCCGGCGGCCGGAATTCCGGGCGGCGCTGGTGGACGCTGGCGGTCGTGAGCGCGGCGCAGCTCCTCGTCGTGCTCGACGGGACGATCGTGAACATCGCACTGCCGTCCGCGCAGCAGGCGCTGGGCATGTCCGACGGGCACCGGCAATGGGCGATCACCGCCTACGCGCTGGGATTCGGCGGGTTGCTGCTGGTCGGCGGCAGACTCAGCGGCGCGCTCGGTCACCGGCGCGCGTTCCTGGTCGGACTGGTCGGCTTCGCCGCCGCGTCGGCGCTGGGCGGCGGGGCGGTGCACGAGCTGGTGCTGTTCGGGGCGCGGGCCCTGCAGGGTGTGTTCGCCGCGGTGCTGGCACCGGCCGGGCTGTCGCTGCTGACGACCACCTTCACCGGTCCCGGCGAGCGGGGCCGGGCGTTCGGGGTGTTCGCGGCGGTCGGTGCGGCGGGCTCGGCGGTCGGCCTGATCGCGGGAGGGCTGCTCACCGAGTACGCGAGTTGGCGCTGGTGCCTGTACGTCAACGTGCCCGTCGCGCTGCTCGCCGCGCTCGGTGTGGCGCTGGTTCCGCGGGACCGGGTGCTCGCCGCGCCGGGACGGCTGGATGTCGCGGGTGCGCTGCTGAGCCTGGCCGGCTTCGCCGCGGTGGTGTACGCGTTCAACCGGGCCGAACCGCTCGGGTGGGGCGCGACCGAGGTGCTTGCCCTGCTGGGAGCCGGGGTGGTGCTGCTGGCCGCATTCGTCGCGGTCGAGGTGCGCGCGGCCCATCCGCTGCTGCCGATGCGCGTGTTGCTGCACCGGCGCCGCGCGGGTGCGTTCGTCGCGATCACCTCGATGTTCGTGGCGATGTTCGGCTTCTACCTGTTCATGAGCTACTACACCCAGACGGTGCTCGGCTACTCCCCGGTCCAGGCCGGACTGGCGTTGATCGTCAACGCACTCGCCGCACTGGCCGGCTCGACGCTCATCGCCGGGAAGCTGCACGGCCGGGTCGCACCGGCGGTGCTGGTCGTGCCGGGGTTGCTGGCCGCGGCGGCCGGGATGCTGGTCCTGACCCGGCTGACGGCGGACACGACGCACGTCCTCGCCGGGTACCTGCTGCCCGCGCTCGTGCTCACCGGGCTCGGCCTGGGCTGCGTCATGCCCCCGACCGCGAGCCTCGCCACCGCGGGCATGGCGGGACACGACGTCGGAGCCGCTTCGGCCGCATACAACGCCGCGCAGCAGCTCGGTGCCGCCCTCGGCACCGCACTGCTCAACACCCTGGCGGCCGGTGCGACCGCGGCTCACCTGGCCTCCGACCGGCACGCCCTGCCCGCCGCGGCCACCGTCAGCGGCTACACCACGGCGTTGACGGTCGCTGCCGCCATCCTCCTGGTCGCCGCCTGCCTCACCGCGGCGCTGCTCGGCGGTCAGCGCGCACGACGCCAACAGCGAGACAAGCCCGCACCCGTCCCCTCGAACCCGCTGTGA
- the exaC gene encoding acetaldehyde dehydrogenase ExaC, with protein MALYEAPGTAGSVVEYRSRYDHFIGGEYVAPAGGEYFENPTPVTGKTFTEIARGTAADVERALDAAEGAAPAWGRTSAAERAGVLLRIADRMEHNLEKLAVAESWENGKPVRETLAADLPLAIDHFRYFAGALRAQEGSISQIDEDTVAYHFHEPLGVVAQIIPWNFPILMATWKLAPALAAGNAVVLKPAEQTPASIHVLLDLIADLLPAGVLNVVNGFGVEAGKPLASSPRVRKVAFTGETTTGRLILQYASQNIIPVTVELGGKSPNIFFDDVAAQKDSFYDKALEGFTMFALNQGEVCTCPSRALIQSGIYDGFLSDAVARTERIRQGNPLDTETQIGAQASNDQLEKILSYIDIGRQEGAEVLTGGHRVELDGDLAGGYYVAPTIFQGHNKQRIFQEEIFGPVVSVAKFDDYTDALKTANDTLYGLGAGVWSRDASTAYRAGRDIQAGRVWVNNYHAYPAHAAFGGYKQSGIGRETHKMMLDHYQQTKNMLVSYSDNAMGFF; from the coding sequence ATGGCTCTGTACGAAGCTCCGGGTACGGCGGGTTCGGTCGTGGAGTACCGCTCACGCTACGACCACTTCATCGGCGGCGAGTACGTGGCCCCGGCCGGGGGCGAGTACTTCGAGAACCCCACCCCGGTCACCGGCAAGACCTTCACCGAGATCGCCCGCGGCACCGCCGCCGACGTCGAGCGCGCGCTGGACGCCGCCGAAGGCGCCGCGCCGGCGTGGGGCCGCACCTCGGCGGCGGAGCGGGCAGGGGTCCTGCTGCGCATCGCCGACCGGATGGAGCACAACCTCGAAAAGCTCGCGGTCGCCGAGAGCTGGGAGAACGGCAAGCCGGTGCGCGAGACGCTGGCCGCCGACCTGCCGCTGGCCATCGACCACTTCCGCTACTTCGCCGGTGCTCTGCGCGCCCAGGAGGGCTCGATCTCCCAGATCGACGAGGACACCGTGGCCTACCACTTCCACGAGCCGCTGGGCGTGGTCGCCCAGATCATCCCGTGGAACTTCCCGATCCTGATGGCCACCTGGAAGCTCGCGCCCGCGCTGGCCGCGGGCAACGCCGTGGTCCTCAAGCCCGCCGAGCAGACCCCCGCCTCGATCCACGTGCTGCTCGACCTCATCGCCGACCTGCTGCCCGCGGGCGTGCTCAACGTGGTCAACGGCTTCGGCGTGGAGGCGGGCAAGCCGCTGGCCTCCAGCCCCCGGGTGCGCAAGGTCGCCTTCACCGGCGAGACGACCACCGGCAGGCTGATCCTGCAGTACGCCAGCCAGAACATCATCCCGGTCACCGTCGAGCTCGGCGGCAAGAGCCCGAACATCTTCTTCGACGACGTCGCCGCCCAGAAGGACTCCTTCTACGACAAGGCACTGGAAGGGTTCACCATGTTCGCCCTCAACCAGGGCGAGGTCTGCACCTGCCCGTCGCGGGCGCTGATCCAGTCCGGCATCTACGACGGGTTCCTGTCCGACGCCGTCGCGCGCACCGAGCGGATCAGGCAGGGCAACCCGCTGGACACCGAGACCCAGATCGGCGCGCAGGCCAGCAACGACCAGCTCGAGAAGATCCTGTCCTACATCGACATCGGCAGACAGGAGGGCGCCGAGGTCCTCACCGGCGGCCACCGCGTCGAGCTCGACGGCGACCTGGCGGGCGGCTACTACGTCGCGCCGACCATCTTCCAGGGACACAACAAGCAGCGCATCTTCCAGGAAGAGATCTTCGGCCCCGTCGTCTCGGTCGCGAAGTTCGACGACTACACCGACGCGCTCAAGACCGCCAACGACACCCTCTACGGCCTCGGCGCCGGCGTGTGGTCCCGCGACGCGAGCACCGCCTACCGGGCCGGACGCGACATCCAGGCGGGCCGGGTGTGGGTCAACAACTACCACGCCTACCCCGCCCACGCCGCCTTCGGCGGCTACAAGCAGTCCGGCATCGGCCGCGAGACCCACAAGATGATGCTCGACCACTACCAGCAAACCAAGAACATGCTGGTGAGCTACTCCGACAACGCGATGGGGTTCTTCTGA
- a CDS encoding carboxylate-amine ligase yields MLDLTLGVEEEFLLLDPGTLEPAAAAARLRGDTGRGEVHRELAPAQIESATEVCRTLEELHRALSGLRRELAADAAEQGCRLASVAVPPLGSAGPPPVTDSPRYRRMYETYGSIIEDQSVCGCHVHVGALDLETALVAGNHLRPWLPALLLLTTNSPFFRGCDTGYASWRTTLWSRWPAAGPPPVLTSARHYHYVVDCLLASGAVLDSGMLYWYARPSHRVPTLEVRVADAAATVDEAVLLAGLVRGLVGVALSDRPEPVRPVEDSVLRAACWCSAHHGLEGFSLDVGTGRLVPSWRLVDDLVEHVRPVLERYGDLDAVHALLGKLRRNGSAAHRQREVFRRHRDIGEVVEHVLVETVPDENATLPGRSISPSA; encoded by the coding sequence GTGCTGGATCTGACCCTCGGCGTCGAGGAGGAGTTCCTGCTCCTCGATCCCGGCACGCTCGAGCCGGCGGCCGCCGCAGCCAGGCTGCGGGGCGACACCGGCCGGGGCGAGGTGCACCGCGAGCTGGCACCCGCGCAGATCGAGTCCGCCACCGAGGTGTGCCGCACCCTGGAGGAACTGCACCGGGCCCTGAGCGGGCTGCGCCGGGAGCTGGCCGCGGACGCGGCCGAGCAGGGCTGCCGCCTCGCCTCCGTCGCCGTCCCGCCGCTGGGGTCCGCCGGGCCGCCGCCGGTGACCGACAGCCCCAGGTACCGGCGGATGTACGAGACCTACGGCTCGATCATCGAGGACCAGAGCGTGTGCGGCTGCCACGTGCACGTCGGCGCTCTCGACCTCGAAACCGCGCTGGTCGCCGGCAACCACCTGCGCCCGTGGCTGCCCGCACTGCTGCTGCTCACCACCAACTCGCCGTTCTTCCGGGGCTGCGACACCGGTTACGCGAGCTGGCGGACGACGCTGTGGTCGCGGTGGCCCGCCGCGGGCCCGCCGCCGGTGCTCACCTCCGCCCGGCACTACCACTACGTCGTGGACTGCCTGCTCGCTTCCGGCGCGGTGCTGGACTCGGGAATGCTCTACTGGTACGCGAGGCCCTCGCATCGCGTACCGACGCTGGAAGTCCGGGTGGCCGACGCCGCGGCGACCGTGGACGAGGCGGTGCTGCTGGCGGGCCTCGTGCGCGGTCTGGTCGGTGTGGCGCTGTCCGACCGCCCGGAGCCGGTGCGGCCGGTGGAGGACTCCGTACTGCGCGCCGCCTGCTGGTGCTCGGCGCACCACGGCCTGGAGGGCTTCTCGCTGGATGTCGGCACCGGCAGGCTCGTCCCGTCGTGGCGCCTGGTCGACGACCTCGTCGAGCACGTGCGCCCGGTGCTGGAGCGGTACGGGGATCTCGACGCGGTGCACGCGTTGTTGGGGAAGCTGCGCCGGAACGGCAGCGCGGCACACCGCCAGCGCGAGGTGTTCCGGCGGCACCGCGACATCGGCGAAGTGGTGGAGCACGTGCTCGTGGAGACCGTTCCCGACGAGAACGCGACCCTGCCGGGACGTTCGATCAGCCCGTCCGCGTAG
- a CDS encoding LCP family protein yields the protein MTRGSPAAGGDVPAPQQRATKRRRPGRTKRSARPGSRACTRGSRSRPRWRRWARTATALASGIVLVLTGYAWVSLDRLQGGLSTSDVTAAAEDGALDILLVGLDGRTDAHGNPLPEELLRELRTGDTDSSLTDTLVLLHIPADRSRTVAYSLPRDSYVAIPDGHGNHKINSAYGRAKTAAHAQLRAQGVADPVELERRSSDAGRKLLVRTVEKLTGVGVDHYAEVNLLGFYQLTRAIGGVEVCLNAPVKDPYSGARFPAGRQLISGGDALAFVRQRHGLPRGDLDRVQRQQAFMAGLARSVLSTGTLANPARLNALFDAVEQSVVLDQGWDVFAFAEQMRGLAGGDITFATIPVEDPDYDTPNDGQAVRVDPRRVRTAIQRADDGLPAEPARPAELQRSAVEVFNGTRVGGLATRVQDVLSAAAIPVRDADNTRRARTSLVLHGAGGAEVAHYVAGHLGGLPVRLDSSLRERRIRVLLGDDYRGPGAGGFAPAPLVHLDGEPHRTATAGEEPINADEIPCVN from the coding sequence GTGACTCGAGGAAGTCCCGCGGCCGGTGGTGACGTTCCCGCACCGCAGCAGCGCGCAACGAAGCGACGCCGTCCCGGCAGGACGAAACGGTCCGCCCGGCCGGGTTCACGCGCCTGCACCCGCGGCTCGCGGAGTCGCCCCCGCTGGCGCAGGTGGGCCCGGACGGCGACGGCGCTGGCCTCGGGCATCGTCCTCGTGCTCACCGGCTACGCGTGGGTGAGCCTCGACCGCCTCCAGGGCGGCCTGTCCACCAGCGACGTGACCGCGGCCGCCGAGGACGGGGCGCTGGACATCCTGCTGGTCGGACTGGACGGCCGCACCGACGCCCACGGCAACCCGCTGCCGGAGGAGCTCCTGCGCGAGCTGCGCACGGGCGATACCGACTCCAGCCTCACCGACACGCTGGTCCTGCTGCACATCCCGGCCGACCGGTCGCGGACGGTGGCCTACTCGCTGCCGCGCGACTCCTACGTCGCGATTCCCGACGGCCATGGCAACCACAAGATCAACTCCGCTTACGGCCGGGCCAAGACGGCCGCCCACGCCCAGCTCCGGGCGCAGGGCGTCGCGGACCCGGTGGAGCTGGAACGGCGGTCGTCGGACGCGGGCCGCAAGCTGCTGGTGCGCACGGTGGAGAAGCTGACCGGGGTCGGCGTCGACCACTACGCCGAGGTGAACCTGCTCGGCTTCTACCAGCTCACCCGCGCGATCGGCGGCGTGGAGGTGTGCCTGAACGCGCCCGTGAAAGACCCGTACTCCGGCGCGCGCTTCCCCGCCGGACGCCAGCTCATCTCCGGCGGGGACGCGCTGGCCTTCGTCCGGCAGCGGCACGGCCTGCCTCGCGGCGACCTCGACCGCGTCCAGCGGCAGCAGGCGTTCATGGCCGGGCTGGCCCGCTCGGTGCTGTCGACCGGGACACTGGCCAACCCCGCCAGGCTCAACGCCCTGTTCGACGCCGTCGAGCAGTCCGTCGTGCTCGACCAGGGCTGGGACGTGTTCGCCTTCGCCGAGCAGATGCGGGGCCTGGCGGGCGGCGACATCACCTTCGCCACCATCCCGGTCGAGGACCCCGATTACGACACGCCGAACGACGGTCAGGCCGTGCGGGTCGACCCGCGCCGGGTGCGCACGGCCATCCAGCGCGCCGACGACGGGTTGCCCGCCGAACCTGCTCGTCCGGCCGAGCTGCAGCGCAGCGCGGTGGAGGTCTTCAACGGCACCCGCGTCGGCGGCCTGGCCACACGCGTGCAGGACGTGCTGAGCGCCGCCGCCATCCCGGTCCGCGACGCCGACAACACCCGCCGTGCGCGCACCTCGCTCGTACTCCACGGAGCGGGCGGTGCCGAGGTGGCCCACTACGTCGCCGGACACCTGGGCGGCCTGCCCGTGCGGCTCGACTCCTCGTTGCGCGAACGTCGAATCCGCGTGCTGCTCGGCGACGACTACAGAGGACCGGGCGCAGGCGGCTTCGCCCCCGCACCACTGGTCCACCTGGACGGCGAGCCGCATCGCACCGCGACGGCGGGCGAGGAGCCGATCAACGCCGACGAGATCCCCTGCGTCAACTAG
- a CDS encoding DUF779 domain-containing protein yields the protein MDLPGRVSVTAEASEQIRRLRGRHGPVMFHQSGGCCDGSAPMCYPAGEFQTADADVRLGDLDVDGEAVPVWMSRSQFEYWKHTHLTIDLVPGRGSGFSLEAPDGVRFLVRSRLLTDEECEALDQPPANR from the coding sequence ATGGACCTGCCCGGCAGGGTGTCGGTCACCGCGGAGGCGTCGGAGCAGATCCGCCGCCTCCGCGGCAGGCACGGCCCGGTGATGTTCCACCAGTCCGGCGGGTGCTGCGACGGCAGCGCGCCCATGTGCTACCCGGCCGGGGAGTTCCAGACCGCGGACGCCGACGTCCGCCTCGGCGATCTGGACGTGGACGGCGAAGCGGTCCCGGTGTGGATGTCGCGGTCGCAGTTCGAGTACTGGAAGCACACCCACCTCACCATCGACCTCGTACCGGGCCGGGGCAGCGGCTTCTCCCTCGAAGCCCCCGACGGTGTTCGCTTCCTCGTCCGCTCCCGCCTGCTCACCGACGAGGAGTGCGAGGCGCTGGACCAGCCGCCGGCGAACCGCTGA
- a CDS encoding isopenicillin N synthase family dioxygenase — translation MNHQPVTDVDGYVPVIDISARDSDPGRRALAAAIGQACRNSGFFVIVGHGVAPELVDRMHEVTTGFFALPDAEKDRAAALPGFSGFRRSGGTTAQSLDHRSPPDLCESFAAHVTGELGDREREALGDYWATWKLANRWPRVPAGFEATWQEYMSELGALSCDLMRLCALALGLDEDFFDDKFDRHVSSLVANHYYPQVEAPLPGQLRRGAHTDFGGLTVLHQQDDLGGLQVLRGADEWRDVRAIPGSFVVNIGDLLALWTGGRWVSTVHRVVNPERGDTSSRLSIPFFFQPNHDAVVEPLSPPEATGDRQRPDAVVAGHWMADKTRKLFAAGS, via the coding sequence GTGAACCACCAACCGGTCACCGACGTCGACGGGTACGTGCCCGTCATCGACATCTCCGCCAGGGACAGCGATCCCGGGCGCCGCGCGCTGGCGGCGGCGATCGGACAGGCGTGCCGTAACTCGGGATTCTTCGTCATCGTCGGCCACGGCGTCGCACCGGAGCTGGTCGACCGGATGCACGAGGTCACCACCGGGTTCTTCGCGCTGCCCGACGCCGAGAAGGACAGGGCCGCCGCCCTGCCCGGGTTCTCCGGATTCCGCAGGTCCGGCGGCACCACCGCGCAGAGCCTCGACCACAGGAGCCCGCCCGACCTGTGCGAGTCCTTCGCCGCGCACGTCACCGGAGAGCTGGGCGACCGGGAACGCGAGGCGCTCGGCGACTACTGGGCGACGTGGAAGCTGGCGAACCGCTGGCCCCGGGTCCCGGCCGGGTTCGAGGCCACCTGGCAGGAGTACATGTCGGAGCTGGGAGCACTCTCCTGCGACCTCATGCGGCTGTGCGCCCTCGCGCTCGGACTCGACGAGGACTTCTTCGACGACAAGTTCGACCGGCACGTGTCCTCGCTCGTGGCCAACCACTACTACCCGCAGGTCGAGGCGCCGTTGCCCGGGCAGCTGCGCCGGGGCGCCCACACCGACTTCGGTGGGCTGACCGTCCTGCACCAGCAGGACGACCTGGGCGGTCTCCAGGTCCTGCGCGGTGCGGACGAGTGGCGCGACGTCCGAGCGATCCCCGGCAGCTTCGTGGTGAACATCGGTGACCTGCTCGCGCTGTGGACCGGCGGGCGGTGGGTGTCGACCGTGCACCGGGTGGTCAACCCCGAACGCGGGGACACCTCCTCGCGCCTGTCGATCCCGTTCTTCTTCCAGCCCAACCACGACGCCGTGGTGGAGCCGCTGTCACCACCGGAGGCCACCGGCGACCGGCAGCGGCCCGACGCCGTCGTCGCAGGCCACTGGATGGCGGACAAGACGCGCAAGCTGTTCGCCGCGGGCTCGTAG
- a CDS encoding Gfo/Idh/MocA family protein, translating into MSKQPLSVAVIGAGMAGRSHAAGYRQVNTVFGEGLPPIRLAAIADANTELAEDAARRYGYEKAVSSWEEIVDDPSIDAVSIVVGNALHRPIAEALIRAGKHVLCEKPLAGSPADAEAMVAAERTAEVVTAVGYTFRRSPAIAAIRDHVQSGELGDMTLFNGRYWADYACDPRGSLSWRFKGGPGSGALGDVGAHIIDAGEYVCGPIKSVAGAELSTQIPKRPLPLGAVVGHGTAPVSDEVGEVENEDTAVFTARFESGLTGSFSVSRTAFGMPNGLAFDAYGLSGRASFDWHRPAEYLFDDTQPEARTRGARQVIAGPQLPYFAGGYPMQAPGNGGGNAEMFVYQCRAFLDQVAGTPEPQPECASFADALHTMNVIQAIVASAQSGGASVDVA; encoded by the coding sequence ATGTCGAAGCAGCCACTGTCCGTCGCGGTCATCGGCGCAGGTATGGCCGGGCGCAGCCACGCGGCGGGCTACCGGCAGGTCAACACCGTCTTCGGTGAGGGACTGCCGCCGATCCGGCTGGCCGCGATCGCCGACGCCAACACCGAGCTGGCCGAGGACGCCGCGCGCCGCTACGGCTACGAGAAGGCGGTCTCCAGCTGGGAGGAGATCGTCGACGACCCGTCCATCGACGCGGTGAGCATCGTCGTCGGCAACGCGCTGCACCGGCCGATCGCCGAGGCGCTGATCCGCGCCGGCAAGCACGTGCTGTGCGAGAAGCCGCTGGCGGGCTCGCCGGCCGACGCCGAGGCCATGGTGGCCGCCGAACGGACGGCCGAGGTCGTGACCGCGGTCGGCTACACCTTCCGGCGGTCCCCGGCCATCGCCGCGATCCGCGACCACGTCCAGAGCGGCGAGCTGGGCGACATGACGCTGTTCAACGGCCGCTACTGGGCCGACTACGCCTGCGATCCCCGAGGCTCGCTGAGCTGGCGCTTCAAGGGCGGCCCCGGCAGCGGGGCCCTCGGGGACGTCGGCGCCCACATCATCGACGCGGGCGAGTACGTCTGCGGCCCGATCAAGTCGGTCGCGGGCGCGGAGCTGTCCACCCAGATCCCCAAGCGGCCGCTGCCGCTGGGCGCGGTCGTCGGGCACGGCACCGCCCCGGTCAGCGACGAGGTGGGCGAGGTCGAGAACGAGGACACCGCCGTGTTCACCGCGCGGTTCGAGTCCGGGCTCACCGGCTCGTTCTCGGTGTCCCGCACGGCTTTCGGCATGCCCAACGGGCTGGCCTTCGACGCCTACGGGCTCTCCGGCCGCGCGTCCTTCGACTGGCACCGGCCCGCCGAGTACCTCTTCGACGACACCCAGCCCGAGGCCCGCACCCGCGGTGCCCGCCAGGTCATCGCCGGGCCCCAGCTGCCGTACTTCGCGGGCGGCTACCCGATGCAGGCGCCGGGCAACGGCGGCGGCAACGCCGAGATGTTCGTCTACCAGTGCCGCGCGTTCCTCGACCAGGTCGCGGGCACCCCCGAGCCGCAGCCGGAGTGCGCGTCCTTCGCCGACGCCCTGCACACCATGAACGTGATCCAGGCCATCGTCGCCTCCGCCCAGTCCGGCGGCGCGTCCGTCGACGTGGCCTGA
- a CDS encoding VOC family protein: protein MNPLEIHHVSLMVRDLDDALEFYTGALGMRPRTDRPTSGVRGAWLDLGAHQVHLIEGTPPPAVGQHFAVRVDDLEAARRRLLDRGTDVSEAVAVGSARQAFLQDPSGNHIELHEPAPARGPQPNTASGQEKTP from the coding sequence ATGAACCCGCTGGAAATCCACCACGTCTCGCTGATGGTGCGCGACCTCGACGACGCGCTCGAGTTCTACACCGGCGCGCTGGGCATGCGGCCGCGAACCGACCGGCCGACCTCCGGCGTGCGCGGGGCGTGGCTGGACCTCGGCGCACACCAGGTCCACCTGATCGAGGGCACGCCGCCACCGGCCGTCGGGCAGCACTTCGCGGTGCGGGTCGACGACCTCGAGGCCGCGCGGCGGCGGCTGCTCGACCGCGGGACCGACGTCAGCGAGGCGGTCGCCGTCGGAAGTGCGCGCCAGGCGTTCCTGCAGGACCCTTCGGGCAACCACATCGAGTTGCACGAGCCTGCGCCGGCACGCGGCCCCCAGCCGAACACCGCCTCCGGACAGGAGAAGACCCCGTGA